Below is a window of Campylobacter canadensis DNA.
ACAGACTAAGTTTGCAAGAAGATGAATTTTTAAAAAAAGAAGCCATTAGCTCTATTTATCAAGAGATTTTTTCAATATCAAGAAATTTAGAAAGACATCAAAGAGTAGCTTTTTTAGGTCCAAGTGGAACTTATACTCATCAAGCAGCTTCATCTTGGTTTGGCAATTTATGCACTTATGTTGAGCTTGCTAGTATTAATGATGTTTTTACTGCTTTAAAAAACGATGAGGTTGATTATTCAGTAGTTCCTATTGAAAATAATACAGAAGGTGTAGTTGGAAATACTTTAGATAATCTTGCTTTACATAAAGATATTTTTATTTTTGCAGAAAAGTATTTAGATATTCATCACTCTTTTGCAAGCAATTGTTATAGTTTAAGCGATATTAAATGTATTTATTCTCATCCACAAGCTTATAATCAGTGTTTGAATTTTATTGCTTCTCATAATTTGCAAAACGCAGAATTCATCGCTACAAAAAGTACTTCTCAAGCAGCATTATTTGCAAGTAAAAATGAAAATTCAGCAGCAATTTGTTCAAAAATAGCTGCAAAATTAGCAAATATTCCTTTAATGTTTGAAAAAATTGAAGATAATTTATCAAATAAAACAAGATTTTTAATCTTAAGTAAGCATAAAGCAGAATATTCTAATAATTCAAAAACATCAATAATTGCAAATACTTCTCATAAGCCAGGTGCTTTGGTAGAACTTTTAAACGAGTTTAAAAATGCAAATATAAATCTTACACAAATTCAATCTCGTCCTTTAAAAACAGATAAATTTGAGTATTCATTTTTTATTGATTTTGATGGACATGAAGATGATTTAGTAGTAAAAAATATAATTAATAAAAAGAACATAAGAATTTTAGGTTCTTATATAAAGTGTGAAGTATGAATTATAAGCAACTTTTACAGGGTATAGGTGCAATTTATGCAAAGCTTGACAAAAAACAAAAGCTAACCATTCTTGCTGCAATTATCGCAACGGTTGCTTTTATAATCTTTTTATTATTTTATAATGCTAAAGATGATAAAACTTATAGCGGATATTCTGTTTTATTTGATGAGCTAAACCCATCAAATGCAGCCAGTGTTTTATCTATTTTAGAAAAAAATCAAGTACATTATATTTTAAAAAACGAAAGCACTATTTTAGTTCCTACAAAAGATGTTTATAAACAAAGATTAGAAGTTGCATCAGCAGGTGTTATTAAAGATAATAAAGTAGGTTTTGAAATTTTTGACAAGCAAGAATTTGGAGCAACTGATGAAGAACAAAAAATAAAATTCAAAAGAGCTCTTGAAGGAGAATTAAGCAGAACAATAAGCGCTCTTAATCCTATTCAAAAAGCAAATGTTTTACTAGCTTTAGCTGAGGATAGTCTTTTTTCTAAAAATAAAAAACCAGCTAGTGCTTCAGTTCAATTAAATCTAAAACAAGGGCAAAAATTAAGCCAAAAGCAAATCACTGGTATTAAAAATCTTGTAGCAAGTGCTTTGATTGATTTAGAGCCTGAAAGAGTTAAAATTACTGACCAAAATGGCGTTATTTTAGGCGATGAAGAGCAAGATTTTGATGTAGATATGATTGCAGCACAAATTCAATATAAAAAACAATATGAAAATAACTTAGAGCAAAATATTACCAATGTTTTAGCCGTTGTTTTAGGTGGATATGATAGGGTTGTAACAAGGGTTAATGTAGATTTTGATTTTGCACAAAAAAATTATCAAAGTGAAGTTTTTGACCCAAATTCAGTAGCTAGAAGTGAAAACAATTTAGAAGAAAAAAAAGAAGGTAGAACGCAAAAAGAAGTAGGCGGAGTACCAGGGGCAATTTCAAATATAGGTCCTGTGCAAGGCATTGATGATTCAAATAATCTTAAAGAACTTTACACAAAAAATCAAAATACTATAAATTATGAAATTTCAAAAACTTTAACCAATGTAAAAGGTCAGTTTGCAACTATAAAAAGAATTAGCACTTCTGTAATTGTAGATGGCAGATACGAGCATGATGAAAACGGCAAGTTAAAATATGTTGCAATATCTAATGAAGAATTAGCAAAACTCTTAACTCAAGTAAAAAATATAGTTGGTTTTAACGAGCAAAGAGGAGATAGCGTAAGCGTTGATAATATTGAGTTTAACAAGGTTGCTACACCTGAGCTACCATCGGCAAAATTAAAAAGCTTCCTAGAGCTTTACATAATGCCATTTATTCCACCTGCAAAATATATCTTTGCTATGTTCTTAATCTTTTTATTTTACAAAAAAATCATTGTACCATTTGCACAAAAAATGCTTGAAGATAAAGCTTTTGAAGAAGAAATTGAACAAGTTGTTAAAAAAGAAGAAGTTATTGAAGAAGATGCTATTGAAAAATATCAACAAACTAGAAAGAAAGTTGAAGAACAACTTGGAATTGATTCAGGCTTTAATGAAGATACCTTACAGCATGATATTTTATTAGAAAAATTAAGAGCTATTAGCACAGAAAGAAGTGAAGAAATCGCTATGTTATTTGCTTCTTTATTGAAAAATGATGCAGAATTTAATCAATCTCAAAAGGATATGCAATGATTAATTTAAACAATGAGCAAAAAGCTGTTTATAATGAGCTTAGTATTTTAGAAAAAATTGCTATTTTTTTAATTCAAATTGGTGAAGAAGCGGCTACTTTAATATTTTCAAATATTCAAGACCCAAATATGATTACAGAAATTACAAAGCATATTACCTATGCAAGGACGGTAGATAAATCCGTTGCAACAGCAGTTTTAGAAGAATTTCACGCCCTGCTTAAATCAAATCAATACATAAAAAATGGTGGTTTAGAATACGCAAAAGAAATTTTATATAGAACTTACGGAGCTGAAGAAGCGGAAAAAATTCTTAGCAAATTAGCAAAATCAATGGATGCAAATCAAGCTTTTTCATATTTAGGCAATATAAAACCACAACAATTAGCAGATTTTATTGTAAATGAATATCCACAAACAATAGCCTTAATCATAGCTCATATGGAGCCAACAAGAGCGGCTGAAACTTTAGAATTTTTTGATGACGAATTAAGAAGCGATGTAATTCACAGAATAGCAAATTTAGGTGATATTAGTCCAAATATTATCAAAAGAGTTTCAGCAGTTTTAGAAAGTAAATTACAAGCTCTTACATCTTATAAAATTGAAGTTGGTGGCCCTCGTGCTGTTGCTGAAGTGCTTAATAGACTTGGTCAAAAATCAAGTAAATCTACAATTAGCTATTTAGAACAAACAAACGAAAAACTAGCATCAACAATCAAAGAACTTATGTTTACTTTTGATGATATTAAAAAGCTTGGAAATAATGCTATTAGAGAGATTTTAAAAGTTGTAGATAAAAAAGATTTACAAGTAGCCTTAAAAGGCAGCGCAGAAGAACTTAAACAAATGTTTTTAGCAAATATGAGCCAAAGAGCAGCAGATTCTTTTAATGAAGAAATGGGCTTTTTAGGTGCTGTTAGGGTTAAAGATGTTGAAGAAGCACAAAGAAAGGTGGTTGAAGTTGTACAAAAACTAAATGAAACAGGTGTAATTCAACTTGGTGAAAGCGATGAGATGATTGAATGATGAAGTCTATTATTAACAATAACAATAAAAATAAAGAGCATTTTATTCAGCCTTATAAGTTTAAAATTCTTAACACTTCAACAAATGAAGAAGAGCCTGTAAAAGAAGAAGAGCATATAGCGCCAGCCGTAAAAGAAGAAGAAAAAGAAGAAAATATTGTTAAAGAAGAGGCTATTGCAAATATTCAAGTAAATAATCAATTAAACGAAGATTTGCTAAAAAAACTAGATGAGTTAAGCGATAA
It encodes the following:
- the pheA gene encoding prephenate dehydratase, with translation MSLEDIRKDINQIDDEIITLLKKRMQCVHKVGLIKQNEKSPIYRPTREMQIINRLSLQEDEFLKKEAISSIYQEIFSISRNLERHQRVAFLGPSGTYTHQAASSWFGNLCTYVELASINDVFTALKNDEVDYSVVPIENNTEGVVGNTLDNLALHKDIFIFAEKYLDIHHSFASNCYSLSDIKCIYSHPQAYNQCLNFIASHNLQNAEFIATKSTSQAALFASKNENSAAICSKIAAKLANIPLMFEKIEDNLSNKTRFLILSKHKAEYSNNSKTSIIANTSHKPGALVELLNEFKNANINLTQIQSRPLKTDKFEYSFFIDFDGHEDDLVVKNIINKKNIRILGSYIKCEV
- the fliF gene encoding flagellar basal-body MS-ring/collar protein FliF — translated: MNYKQLLQGIGAIYAKLDKKQKLTILAAIIATVAFIIFLLFYNAKDDKTYSGYSVLFDELNPSNAASVLSILEKNQVHYILKNESTILVPTKDVYKQRLEVASAGVIKDNKVGFEIFDKQEFGATDEEQKIKFKRALEGELSRTISALNPIQKANVLLALAEDSLFSKNKKPASASVQLNLKQGQKLSQKQITGIKNLVASALIDLEPERVKITDQNGVILGDEEQDFDVDMIAAQIQYKKQYENNLEQNITNVLAVVLGGYDRVVTRVNVDFDFAQKNYQSEVFDPNSVARSENNLEEKKEGRTQKEVGGVPGAISNIGPVQGIDDSNNLKELYTKNQNTINYEISKTLTNVKGQFATIKRISTSVIVDGRYEHDENGKLKYVAISNEELAKLLTQVKNIVGFNEQRGDSVSVDNIEFNKVATPELPSAKLKSFLELYIMPFIPPAKYIFAMFLIFLFYKKIIVPFAQKMLEDKAFEEEIEQVVKKEEVIEEDAIEKYQQTRKKVEEQLGIDSGFNEDTLQHDILLEKLRAISTERSEEIAMLFASLLKNDAEFNQSQKDMQ
- the fliG gene encoding flagellar motor switch protein FliG, with protein sequence MINLNNEQKAVYNELSILEKIAIFLIQIGEEAATLIFSNIQDPNMITEITKHITYARTVDKSVATAVLEEFHALLKSNQYIKNGGLEYAKEILYRTYGAEEAEKILSKLAKSMDANQAFSYLGNIKPQQLADFIVNEYPQTIALIIAHMEPTRAAETLEFFDDELRSDVIHRIANLGDISPNIIKRVSAVLESKLQALTSYKIEVGGPRAVAEVLNRLGQKSSKSTISYLEQTNEKLASTIKELMFTFDDIKKLGNNAIREILKVVDKKDLQVALKGSAEELKQMFLANMSQRAADSFNEEMGFLGAVRVKDVEEAQRKVVEVVQKLNETGVIQLGESDEMIE